From Montipora foliosa isolate CH-2021 chromosome 6, ASM3666993v2, whole genome shotgun sequence, a single genomic window includes:
- the LOC138008927 gene encoding uncharacterized protein gives MNVNILALVPIISLVCCVLVLGLEKAGKATHHDSRIQGRRPSVKRNEDNLSTTVKVRELKRPFGKEKTIMRPKGALLATRNEKEIAENEFLATELALASAILGDKRSTIKTWNKKYDSQKRKTPKEKTVKIDDMTDSSILRDVSQKRASISSPLLTNDRDLPEDEDPKSRTLLTAIGLLFNKRNHFEKDSNALTLAKVLLDGDQSLSTNKINRDSSSYSTESHLGDLSNLLRFLNASLSQKSLRGERKSTIHTELVNPTELGVSILRLLFGHKAHLVMKPVSKDMLHNIPDLLYDSEVSSSRMRLLTEMKQFNQKKGRRKHHRRSFSFALAKAISEVIKAMAKEDLKNYFRQMQTRPKQSQLARIPDRFWPSKKKVDVQGNRKSWVLLKIPKSGEEMIPQQTMADEPLQQHEEETEVDKASAGIVDTLGKLALDPNERNTETSSNNGINKAPQKNPVQEIKTRPTARVGYSVRILPSLQGSTGKQAESSLQTNVAKPLSNEQTTQAFAEAVQKLLRAVQSSIQTLQGKQVIRHLPNLSSVISNQPQNSANDHITTIVSDQPGTTGKTNTGTVRGMRTKAMAMDNLQLNEKQPILPKKPSSLEKVPAFTRATGQSEPLARENTILDPWKDLEPITKSISPPKKLGPSGNVLFESATELGVPRGPNDRNTVNHIQEDLESFAEKALQAHNHYRDEHHASRLRWSDELATQAEKLAYDMAMKGMVERSEVATAMGYGENVAKITGVPFNDAGSVATDIWYSESSNYSYSYPRVTPQTDAFTQLVWRETAEIGMGCAKDIATNDLYVVALYKPPGNNRRRLRENVMNKGLMTEDVYATIFKRTQ, from the exons ATGAATGTGAATATCTTAGCCCTGGTGCCCATCATTAGCTTGGTGTGTTGTGTTCTGGTGTTAG GGTTGGAAAAGGCAGGAAAAGCAACACATCATGACTCTAGAATACAGGGGAGAAGGCCGTCTGTTAAAAGGAACGAAGACAATCTTTCCACAACAGTTAAGGTTCGAGAGCTAAAAAGACCATTTGGAAAGGAGAAAACAATAATGCGACCGAAAGGTGCCTTGCTTGCAACTaggaatgaaaaagaaattgcgGAAAATGAGTTTTTGGCAACAGAATTAGCCTTGGCTTCAGCAATTCTAGGAGACAAAAGATCTACAATTAAGACGTGGAACAAAAAATATGACTCCCAGAAGAGGAAAACTCCCAAggaaaaaactgtaaaaatcgACGATATGACAGACTCTTCTATTTTAAGAGATGTCTCTCAGAAAAGGGCTTCAATATCGTCACCTTTACTTACAAATGATAGAGATTTGCCCGAGGATGAGGATCCCAAGTCACGTACTCTTCTCACTGCTATCGGGCTATTGTTTAATAAGAGGAATCATTTTGAAAAGGATTCAAACGCTCTCACTCTTGCTAAAGTGCTACTTGACGGAGACCAAAGTCTTagtacaaataaaatcaatcgTGACTCTTCTTCCTATAGCACAGAATCCCACCTTGGGGATTTGTCCAATCTTCTTCGATTCTTAAACGCCTCCTTGTCGCAAAAAAGTTTACGAGGTGAACGTAAGTCGACGATACATACAGAACTTGTTAATCCTACGGAACTAGGGGTCTCAATTTTAAGACTCTTATTTGGGCATAAGGCTCATCTTGTCATGAAACCCGTGTCTAAGGATATGCTACACAATATTCCAGATCTTCTCTATGACTCAGAAGTGTCGAGTTCACGAATGAGACTTCTCACGGAGATGAAACAATTCAACCAAAAAAAGGGTAGGCGAAAACATCATAGACGATCTTTTTCATTTGCGCTCGCCAAAGCCATAAGCGAGGTAATAAAAGCAATGGCGAAAGAGGACTTAAAGAATTATTTCCGTCAAATGCAAACGCGGCCCAAGCAGTCACAACTTGCTCGGATTCCTGACCGCTTTTGGCCCTCTAAAAAGAAAGTTGACGTCCAAGGGAATCGAAAATCTTGGGTTCTTTTAAAAATTCCAAAGTCGGGAGAGGAAATGATTCCTCAACAAACGATGGCTGATGAGCCCCTACAGCAACATGAGGAGGAGACAGAAGTCGACAAAGCTTCGGCAGGTATTGTAGACACTTTAGGAAAGCTGGCGTTAGACCCCAATGAGAGAAATACGGAAACGTCCTCAAACAATGGAATAAATAAGGCCCCGCAAAAAAACCCTGTGCAAGAAATAAAAACTAGGCCAACTGCCAGGGTGGGGTACAGTGTGAGAATCTTACCCTCATTGCAGGGAAGTACTGGAAAGCAAGCTGAAAGCAGTCTCCAAACCAATGTAGCAAAACCCTTGTCAAACGAGCAGACCACGCAAGCTTTTGCAGAAGCTGTCCAGAAGTTACTCCGGGCGGTACAGTCCAGCATTCAGACTTTGCAGGGCAAGCAAGTAATACGGCATCTTCCTAACCTGAGCTCTGTAATAAGTAATCAACCCCAAAATTCAGCCAACGATCATATTACTACCATTGTCAGTGACCAGCCAGGAACAACTGGAAAAACAAACACCGGTACTGTACGAGGGATGAGAACAAAAGCGATGGCTATGGACAATCTTCAATTGAATGAGAAGCAGCCAATTCTACCAAAAAAACCATCAAGTTTAGAAAAGGTTCCCGCATTTACAAGAGCAACTGGACAAAGTGAACCTTTGGCTCGTGAAAATACAATTTTAGACCCATGGAAAGACTTAGAGCCGATCACAAAATCTATTTCCCCTCCCAAAAAGCTTGGTCCGTCAGGAAATGTGCTATTTGAGTCTGCCACGGAGCTTGGAGTGCCAAGAGGTCCAAATGACAGAAACACAGTTAACCACATACAGGAAG ATCTTGAGTCATTTGCAGAAAAGGCCCTTCAAGCTCACAATCATTATCGTGACGAGCATCATGCTTCCCGTCTTCGTTGGTCAGATGAACTTGCTACTCAAGCAGAGAAACTGGCGTATGATATGGCAATGAAGGGAATGGTGGAGCGTTCTGAAGTAGCCACTGCAATGGGATATGGAGAAAATGTTGCGAAGATAACAGGGGTCCCATTTAACGATGCAGGCTCTGTCGCGACAGATATCTGGTATAGTGAATCCAGTAATTACAGTTACTCTTACCCAAGAGTGACACCTCAAACTGATGCTTTTACCCAGTTGGTGTGGCGAGAAACTGCAGAAATTGGTATGGGGTGTGCTAAGGATATAGCTACCAATGATCTTTATGTCGTTGCCTTGTACAAACCACCAGGAAACAATCGACGGAGATTGAGGGAAAATGTTATGAATAAAGGATTGATGACCGAAGATGTTTATGCCACGATATTTAAGAGGACACAATGA